The following are from one region of the Takifugu rubripes chromosome 16, fTakRub1.2, whole genome shotgun sequence genome:
- the plcb1l gene encoding 1-phosphatidylinositol 4,5-bisphosphate phosphodiesterase beta-1: MAGAQPGVHALQLKPVSVPESLRRGNKFMKWDDDSTTVTPVTLTVDPKGYFLYWTDQNKDTELLDIAYIKDARNGKCTKTPKEAKLRELLDVSTLAGKMENRMLTVVTGPDMVNITYLNFMAFQEETAKEWAEELFNLASNLLVQNTSREACLEKAYTRLKLQLNPEGRIPIKNIFRMYSADRKRVETALENCNLPSGRNDSIPQEDFTPEVYNMFLSNICPRSELDHIFSEVGAKSRPYLTVEQMTEFINCKQRDPRLNEILYPPLKAEQVQLLVDKYEPNASLAQKGQISVEGFARYLNGEENTIIPPEKLDQSEDMTYPLSHYFINSSHNTYLTAGQLAGNSSVEMYKQVLLSGCRCIELDCWKGRTTEEEPVITHGFTMTTEISFKEVIEAIAECAFKTSPFPIILSFENHVDSPKQQAKMAEYCRSIFGDALLTEPLEKYLLESGVPLPSPMELMGKILVKNKKKHHKTSGSTKKKLSEQVSNTYSDSSSVCEPSSPSAGSTKEETAEPSQSSEGAELSLRAHGRKSIGEVEAESEDDDDDDDDCKKGSMDEGTAGSEAFATEEMSNLVIYIQPVKFHSFEASKKINRSYQMSSFVETKALEQLTKSPVEFVEYNKLQLSRIYPKGTRVDSSNYNPQLFWNAGCQLVALNFQTIDLSMQLNLGMYEYNGKCGYRLKPEFMRRPDKHFDPFTESTVDGIVANTLSVKIISGQFLTDKKVGTYVEIDMFGLPVDTKRKAFKTKTSQGNAINPVWDEEAIVFKKVVLPTLASIRIAVFEEGGKFIGHRIIPVSAIRPGYHYISLRNEKNQALTLPALFVYVEVKDYVPDTFADVIEALSNPIRYVNLMEQRANQLAALTLEEGGEDEGDKEVEAGSDVPSESKVDQRAMLPAENGLSHTPIIAPKPPSLGGHQPQSAGSLKPTVKTEDIIQSVLTELEAQTLEELKQQKGFVREQRKQYKEMKELVRKHHRKTSELIKEHNARMSDLQSQHQRRRAALHKSHKRDGKKSRSEQSLSTLDQELCELDQECSQRLAELKEQQQQQLLTLRQEQYYSEKYQKREHIKQLVEKLTTIAEECQNIQLKKLKDICEKEKKDLKKRMDKKRQEKISEAKSKDKNVTEEEKLEINRSFVNEVVQYIKRLEDAQSKRQERLLEKHKDIRQQILDERPKLQSDLDQEYQDKFRRLPVEIQEFVQDSSKAKLSEDCLYGKLPASSSTTERLNHKASQSEDEIEEGSTERVYDTAL, encoded by the exons GAGGCCAAGCTGCGGGAGCTGCTGGATGTCAGCACCCTGGCAGGGAAGATGGAGAACAGGATGCTGACAGTGGTGACTGGACCTGACATGGTCAACATCACCTATCTGAACTTCATGGCCTtccaggaggaaacagccaAG GAATGGGCAGAGGAACTTTTCAACCTCGCATCTAATCTGTTGGTACAGAACACATCCCGAGAGGCATGCCTCGAGAAAGC GTACACTCGACTGAAGCTGCAGCTAAACCCTGAGGGCCGAATTCCCATCAAGAA cATCTTCAGGATGTATTCTGCAGACCGGAAACGAGTGGAGACGGCCCTGGAAAACTGCAACCTCCCTTCAGGAAGA AATGACTCCATCCCACAAGAAGATTTTACCCCAGAggtctacaacatgttcctcaGCAATATCTGCCCTCGATCAGAGCTGGATCACATTTTTTCTGAAGT aggGGCCAAGAGCCGACCATACCTCACGGTGGAGCAGATGACGGAGTTTATCAACTGTAAACAACGAGACCCTCGCCTGAATGAGATACTCTACCCCCCTCTCAAAGCAGaacaggtccagctgctggtggATAAATACGAGCCCAACGCTTCGCTGGCACAGAAAG gtcAAATCTCAGTGGAAGGTTTTGCCCGGTACCTGAATGGGGAGGAGAACACCATCATCCCTCCCGAGAAGCTGGACCAGAGTGAAGACATGACCTACCCCCTCTCCCACTATTTCATCAACTCCTCACACAACACATATctcacag CTGGCCAGCTCGCCGGGAACTCTTCAGTGGAGATGTACAAGCAGGTCCTTCTGTCAGGTTGCCGCTGCATCGAGCTGGACTGCTGGAAAGGTcgcaccacagaggaagagcccGTCATCACTCACGGTTTCACCATGACAACGGAAATATCATTTAAG gAGGTGATTGAGGCCATTGCAGAGTGTGCCTTCAAGACCTCGCCGTTTCCTATCATCCTTTCCTTCGAGAACCACGTGGACTC GCCAAAGCAACAGGCTAAGATGGCAGAGTACTGCCGGTCAATATTTGGAGATGCGTTACTGACGGAACCTCTTGAGAAATATCTG CTGGAGTCTGGAGTGCCCCTTCCCAGCCCCATGGAGCTGATGGGTAAAATCCTGGTAAAGAACAAGAAGAAGCACCACAAGACAAGCGGAAGCACCAAGAAGAAACTGTCGGAGCAGGTTTCCAACACCTACAGCGACTCTTCCAGCGTGTGCGAGCCCTCGTCCCCAAGCGCAG GTTCCACCAAAGAGGAGACAGCAGAGCCCTCTCAGTCTTCTGAAGGTGCTGAACTCAGCCTGAGGGCGCACGGCAGAAAGTCCATCG GTGAGGTGGAGGCCGAAAGcgaggatgatgatgacgatgatgatgactgCAAAAAAGGCTCAATGGATGAG GGCACAGCTGGCAGTGAGGCCTTTGCGACAGAGGAAATGTCCAACTTGGTTATATACATCCAACCAGTGAAGTTTCACAGCTTTGAGGCATCTAAAA AGATCAATCGCAGCTACCAGATGTCGTCGTTTGTTGAGACCAAAGCTTTGGAGCAACTGACTAAATCCCCAGTGGAGTTTGTAGA ATACAACAAACTGCAGCTGAGCAGGATCTACCCAAAAGGCACCCGAGTGGATTCATCCAACTACAACCCTCAACTCTTCTGGAACGCCGGCTGTCAGTTGGTAGCACTCAACTTCCAAACCATTG ATTTGTCCATGCAGTTGAACCTGGGAATGTATGAATACAACGGCAAATGTGGCTACAGGCTCAAACCGGAGTTTATGAGGCGGCCGGACAAGCATTTTGACCCTTTTACTGAAAGCACAGTGGATGGAATAGTGGCCAACACATTGTctgtaaag atcaTCTCAGGCCAGTTCCTGACTGATAAGAAAGTGGGCACCTATGTGGAGATCGACATGTTTGGTCTCCCGGTGGACACCAAGAGGAAAGCCTTTAAGACCAAGACATCGCAGGGCAACGCCATCAACCCCGTCTGGGACGAGGAGGCCATTGTCTTCAAGAAG GTTGTTTTGCCCACGCTGGCTTCGATCAGGATAGCCGTCTTTGAAGAAGGCGGGAAGTTCATCGGCCACCGTATCATCCCCGTCTCAGCCATCCGTCCAG GTTACCACTACATCAGTTTAAGGAATGAGAAGAATCAGGCTCTGACTTTACCCGCTCTGTTCGTGTACGTGGAAGTGAAGGACTACGTCCCCGACACATTCGCAG aCGTCATTGAAGCCCTGTCCAATCCCATCCGCTACGTCAACCTGATGGAGCAGAGAGCCAATCAGCTGGCTGCTCTCACCCTGGAGGAGGGCGGAGAGGACGAGGGGGACAAAGAG GtggaggcaggaagtgatgtccCGTCCGAGTCAAAGGTGGACCAGAGGGCCATGCTGCCTGCAGAGAACGGACTGAGCCACACGCCCATCATCGCCCCCAAACCCCCCTCACTGGGAGGCCACCAGCCTCAATCTGCAG GCTCGTTGAAACCCACAGTAAAGACTGAAGACATCATTCAGAGTGTCCTCACTG AACTGGAGGCTCAgactctggaggagctgaagcagcagaagggcTTTGTGCGCGAGCAGAGGAAACAGTACaaggagatgaaggagctgGTCAGGAAGCACCATCGCAAGACCAGCGAGCTGATAAAGGAGCACAACGCCCGCATGTCCGATCTGCAGAGCCAGCACCAGCGTCGGCGCGCTGCCTTGCACAAGAGCCACAAACGAGACGGTAAGAAAAG TCGGTCGGAGCAGTCACTGTCgaccctggaccaggagctgtGCGAGCTGGATCAGGAATGCAGCCAGAGGCTGgcggagctgaaggagcagcagcagcagcagctcctcacacTCCGCCAGGAACAGTACTACAGCGAAAAGTACCAGAAGAGAGAGCACATCAAACAG CTTGTTGAGAAACTGACCACCATAGCTGAGGAGTGCCAGAACATCCAGCTCAAAAAGCTGAAGGACATCTGTGAGAA agaaaaaaaagatcttaaGAAGAGAATGGACAAGAAGCGACAGGAGAAGATCAGTGAAGCAAAATCCAAAGACAAGAACGTTACAGAGGA AGAGAAGCTGGAGATCAACAGATCATTTGTCAACGAGGTGGTGCAATACATCAAACGA TTGGAAGATGCACAGAGTAAAAGACAGGAGAGGCTGCTGGAGAAGCACAAGGACATCCGTCAGCAAATCCTGGATGAAAGGCCGAAG CTACAGAGCGACCTCGACCAGGAGTACCAGGACAAATTTCGGCGGCTACCTGTGGAGATCCAGGAGTTTGTTCAGGACAGTAGCAAAGCCAAGCTAAGTGAGGATTGCTTGTACGGAAAGCTTCCGGCTTCTTCTTCGACAACAGAGAGGCTGAACCACAAGGCGTCACAGTCGGAGGACGAAATTGAGGAGGGCTCCACAGAAAGGGTCTACGACACAGCCCTCTAG